Proteins encoded by one window of Candidatus Sumerlaea chitinivorans:
- a CDS encoding KH domain RNA binding protein YlqC has product MSSNQQKSEGQIMKELIQYISEALVDRPEEVKVNVVEGENSIILELKVAADDVGKVIGKGGQTAKALRKILSAAATKLRKKALLQIVE; this is encoded by the coding sequence ATGAGTAGCAATCAGCAAAAGTCCGAAGGCCAAATTATGAAGGAGCTGATCCAGTACATCTCCGAGGCATTGGTGGATCGGCCAGAAGAAGTCAAAGTGAATGTGGTCGAAGGGGAAAACTCGATCATCCTTGAGCTGAAGGTCGCAGCCGACGATGTGGGCAAGGTGATCGGAAAAGGCGGCCAGACGGCAAAAGCCCTGCGGAAGATTCTGAGTGCAGCAGCTACCAAGCTCCGCAAGAAAGCGCTGTTGCAAATCGTGGAGTAA
- a CDS encoding Phosphoadenylyl-sulfate reductase [thioredoxin]: MLKELDLTTLNTALSTASPQEVIRWAVDTFGARLAMQSSMQKTACALMHMAAEICPEIEIIFVDTGVHFPETLALRDEYQRRFHLNIRTVAPKLTWEEQFAKYGRHLYLYDDEFDPPGYRECCRLRKEIPFLEAVQGRFDAVIGGLMRAEGGTRSRIDVVSPDPRLPGYKIYPLAHWSEEQVDAYIREHDLPVHPLYAHGYASIGCHTCTTPIREGEPKRAGRWRHIREAHPERYKDGLYCGINLEDRRPRGS, encoded by the coding sequence ATGTTGAAAGAATTAGACCTTACCACGCTCAACACGGCGCTAAGCACGGCGTCACCGCAAGAAGTCATACGCTGGGCCGTTGATACATTTGGTGCACGGTTGGCCATGCAGTCATCCATGCAGAAGACTGCTTGTGCTCTGATGCACATGGCTGCGGAGATCTGCCCCGAAATAGAGATTATTTTTGTCGATACGGGAGTCCATTTCCCTGAAACGTTGGCATTGCGTGACGAATATCAGCGACGCTTTCACCTGAACATCCGTACTGTGGCACCTAAACTGACGTGGGAGGAGCAGTTCGCAAAATACGGTCGACACTTGTATCTTTATGACGACGAATTTGATCCCCCTGGCTACCGCGAATGTTGCCGACTCCGTAAAGAGATTCCATTTCTTGAGGCGGTGCAGGGGCGTTTCGATGCAGTGATTGGAGGACTCATGCGGGCCGAAGGGGGGACCCGTAGTAGGATTGATGTCGTCTCGCCAGACCCAAGGCTTCCGGGCTACAAGATCTATCCGCTTGCGCACTGGTCTGAGGAGCAGGTGGACGCCTACATTCGCGAGCACGACCTCCCCGTTCATCCGCTGTATGCCCACGGCTACGCGAGCATCGGCTGCCACACGTGCACAACCCCTATTCGAGAGGGCGAACCCAAGCGCGCAGGGCGCTGGCGTCACATACGCGAAGCGCACCCGGAGCGCTATAAAGACGGTTTGTACTGTGGCATAAACCTTGAAGACCGTCGCCCGCGCGGGTCTTAA
- a CDS encoding 16S rRNA processing protein RimM encodes MENNFHESELIAVGKITRTQGNAGAVRLLPFFSPPDRLEELRSRLAFISHPEPTAPPTLRELHISAISYHKQFIILRFEEIPDMNAAEQLRGQTLYVREQDLWELEEGEFYAYRLIGLSVVDKHSGDSYGEVVAVEDGTAHDYLRVKSAKTEFLIPFVRAMVHEINFPDKRIIVDLPPGLTEL; translated from the coding sequence ATGGAGAACAACTTTCACGAGTCTGAACTCATCGCGGTTGGGAAAATCACACGAACACAAGGCAATGCAGGAGCTGTTCGGCTTCTGCCTTTTTTTTCGCCTCCTGACAGGCTTGAAGAGCTGAGAAGCCGCTTGGCTTTTATTTCCCACCCGGAGCCGACTGCACCGCCTACGCTACGCGAACTGCACATTTCAGCGATTAGCTACCACAAGCAGTTCATCATCTTACGGTTTGAGGAGATTCCCGACATGAATGCTGCGGAGCAGCTCCGCGGCCAAACGTTGTACGTCCGCGAACAGGACTTGTGGGAGCTTGAGGAAGGCGAGTTCTACGCTTACCGGTTGATCGGTCTGTCCGTTGTGGACAAGCACTCAGGCGATTCGTACGGAGAGGTGGTCGCAGTGGAGGACGGGACCGCTCACGACTACTTACGAGTCAAAAGCGCCAAAACCGAATTTCTTATTCCGTTTGTCCGAGCCATGGTCCACGAAATCAACTTCCCTGACAAGAGAATCATCGTGGATCTGCCGCCGGGACTTACGGAGCTATAA
- a CDS encoding DNA polymerase X family, with amino-acid sequence MGLALDKAAIIQLLERIAFLLEYQGANPFKVRAFANAARALQNRPESLEELVSPGKLEEIEGIGKSIAGVIREAANTGTCKEYEELRQQAPEGFDELIKIPNLGPKKLRALVENLGIRTIADLENACREGRVAKLPGFGLKSEEKLLAGIEQIKRFAGQWLYAEALDYALRIRDTLERLPAAIAVAPAGSLRRCKEIVRDLDFVVASETPEEVIQAFVTHNAVVRILSQGTTKASVLLQNGMQADLRVVDQESFAAALQYFTGSKEHNTKLRGRARKMGYRLNEYGLFETSSSSSEDEPADPLAGRRLSLASEEELYGALGLQYIDPELREDMGEIEAAEEGKLPALVRLEDYRGVLHCHSTWSDGRTSIAELAEAAMVEWKWEYLAICDHSQVATYANGVKIEDLRRQHAEIDAINRKLQPRGFQVLKGCECDILADGSLDYPDEVLKAMELVVVSVHSRFQMSEEEMTERLIRAIRHPYADILGHVSGRLLLARDAYAVDYQRIFEVAAEWGTIIEINGDPNRLDLDWRLCKRAKEMGIKFAVNPDAHSREGLANVKYGINVARKGWLEPADVVNCLPLEEFKSLIHKLRKRKLEKLK; translated from the coding sequence ATGGGGTTGGCACTGGATAAAGCAGCAATCATCCAGCTACTCGAGCGCATAGCTTTTCTCCTCGAGTACCAAGGCGCGAACCCATTTAAGGTTCGTGCTTTTGCGAATGCTGCCCGAGCTCTGCAGAATCGACCCGAAAGTCTCGAAGAACTTGTTTCCCCCGGTAAGCTTGAGGAGATTGAAGGCATCGGAAAAAGCATCGCCGGAGTCATTCGAGAGGCTGCCAACACTGGCACCTGCAAAGAATATGAAGAACTACGACAACAAGCTCCTGAAGGATTTGACGAGCTGATCAAGATCCCGAACTTAGGTCCAAAGAAGCTTCGAGCACTTGTAGAAAACCTTGGTATTCGAACGATCGCCGACCTTGAGAATGCCTGCAGAGAAGGCCGGGTGGCAAAGCTTCCGGGTTTTGGTCTAAAATCCGAGGAGAAGTTACTCGCGGGGATTGAGCAAATTAAGCGTTTCGCAGGTCAGTGGCTCTATGCGGAGGCACTCGACTATGCGCTACGCATCCGTGACACCTTGGAGCGCTTGCCGGCTGCGATTGCAGTGGCCCCAGCCGGTAGCCTTCGGCGTTGCAAAGAAATTGTTCGGGACTTGGACTTCGTTGTGGCCTCCGAAACCCCCGAAGAAGTCATCCAAGCCTTCGTTACCCACAATGCAGTCGTACGCATCCTAAGCCAGGGGACGACGAAGGCATCCGTGCTGCTGCAGAACGGTATGCAGGCGGATTTGCGTGTGGTCGACCAAGAGTCGTTTGCGGCCGCGCTGCAGTACTTCACGGGCAGTAAGGAGCATAACACCAAGCTACGAGGCCGAGCACGCAAGATGGGCTACCGGCTGAACGAATATGGGCTATTTGAAACTTCATCCTCAAGCAGCGAAGATGAACCGGCAGATCCATTAGCAGGAAGGCGCCTGTCTCTTGCGTCGGAGGAAGAGCTGTACGGCGCGCTGGGATTACAATATATTGACCCCGAATTGCGAGAAGACATGGGTGAGATTGAGGCTGCGGAAGAGGGAAAACTTCCTGCACTTGTGCGACTTGAAGATTATCGCGGTGTGCTCCACTGCCACTCCACTTGGAGCGATGGGAGAACCTCGATCGCAGAGCTTGCGGAAGCGGCTATGGTAGAGTGGAAGTGGGAATATTTAGCCATTTGCGACCATAGCCAGGTCGCAACCTACGCCAATGGCGTCAAGATTGAAGACCTCCGGCGCCAGCACGCGGAAATCGATGCGATCAACCGCAAACTCCAGCCGCGGGGCTTTCAGGTCCTCAAAGGATGTGAGTGCGACATTCTTGCCGATGGATCCCTTGATTACCCCGATGAAGTACTGAAAGCGATGGAGCTCGTTGTCGTCTCTGTTCACAGCCGCTTTCAAATGAGCGAGGAGGAAATGACCGAGCGGCTCATTCGTGCCATCCGTCATCCGTATGCGGATATTCTGGGACACGTGAGTGGAAGGCTCTTGCTTGCGCGCGATGCCTATGCGGTGGATTACCAACGAATCTTCGAGGTTGCCGCCGAGTGGGGCACGATCATTGAAATCAACGGGGATCCGAACCGATTAGACTTGGACTGGCGCCTGTGCAAGCGGGCTAAGGAGATGGGAATCAAATTTGCCGTTAATCCAGACGCCCACAGTCGAGAAGGCCTCGCCAATGTGAAATATGGGATCAATGTAGCGCGAAAAGGTTGGCTCGAGCCCGCCGATGTGGTGAACTGCCTTCCGTTGGAGGAATTTAAGTCCCTTATCCACAAACTGCGTAAGCGCAAACTGGAAAAACTCAAGTAA